A DNA window from Massilia putida contains the following coding sequences:
- the flgM gene encoding flagellar biosynthesis anti-sigma factor FlgM codes for MKISSASTPSVSIAPQVGGAAAPAAAPAAAPAGADALESAVLQPAQKAIKALPDFDAARVAELRDALAKGELPFDAGRLAGLIQRFHGSGNKA; via the coding sequence ATGAAGATCTCCAGCGCCTCCACACCTTCCGTCTCGATCGCCCCGCAGGTGGGCGGCGCCGCCGCGCCGGCCGCGGCACCCGCTGCCGCCCCCGCGGGCGCCGACGCGCTCGAATCCGCCGTGCTGCAACCGGCGCAGAAAGCGATCAAAGCCCTGCCCGACTTCGACGCCGCCCGCGTGGCCGAGCTGCGCGACGCGCTGGCTAAGGGCGAGCTGCCGTTCGACGCGGGCCGGCTGGCCGGCCTGATCCAGCGCTTCCACGGCAGCGGCAACAAGGCGTGA
- a CDS encoding flagellar motor protein MotB — MQATKKGPDKHHEATIVKRGGGKHHDDEHGGAWKVAFADFCMALMALFLVLWLIASRDAERVKNIVRDNTASGLIEGTGGKPEIKSSPAGSLIERFQLPKSNGGSEGPGSGAKSNTSTVRTKYESPSELAALAHQLEQMSADAGLASNLATVITPDGLRVMLHDTDHQGMFVRGSPLPTPKFAKLLRAMAPLFEKMENQMLIVGHTDSLQYTNAGPASYSNWSLSVNRALAARSELLIGGMRGDTILQLVGMADRAPIDPAHPDASPNRRIELLILTSKQSAAVKTMFGAPPATESLTEDASTAKTNDTELKALRSQMVKKP, encoded by the coding sequence GTGCGTGGAAGGTGGCGTTCGCCGATTTCTGCATGGCGCTGATGGCGCTGTTCCTCGTGTTGTGGCTGATCGCCTCGCGTGACGCCGAGCGGGTCAAGAACATCGTGCGCGACAACACGGCAAGCGGCTTGATCGAAGGCACCGGCGGCAAGCCCGAAATCAAGTCGAGCCCGGCCGGCAGCCTGATCGAACGCTTCCAGCTTCCCAAGAGCAATGGCGGCAGCGAAGGTCCCGGCAGCGGTGCCAAATCGAACACGTCGACGGTGCGCACGAAATACGAATCGCCATCGGAACTGGCGGCGCTCGCGCACCAGCTGGAACAGATGAGCGCGGACGCCGGCCTCGCGTCGAACCTTGCCACCGTGATCACGCCGGACGGCTTGCGCGTGATGCTGCACGACACCGACCACCAGGGCATGTTCGTGCGCGGCAGCCCGCTGCCGACCCCGAAGTTCGCAAAACTGTTGCGTGCGATGGCGCCGCTGTTCGAAAAGATGGAAAACCAGATGTTGATTGTGGGCCACACGGATTCCTTGCAGTACACTAATGCGGGTCCGGCGAGCTACTCCAACTGGAGCTTGTCGGTCAACCGCGCTCTGGCGGCGCGGTCCGAGCTGCTCATCGGCGGCATGCGGGGCGATACGATCCTGCAGCTGGTCGGCATGGCCGACCGGGCCCCGATCGATCCGGCGCATCCGGATGCTTCGCCCAACCGCCGCATCGAACTGCTGATCCTGACGAGCAAGCAGTCCGCCGCCGTCAAGACCATGTTCGGCGCGCCACCGGCCACCGAGTCCCTGACAGAGGATGCGTCCACGGCGAAGACCAACGATACGGAGCTCAAGGCACTGCGCAGCCAGATGGTAAAGAAACCATGA